A window of the Chloroflexus sp. Y-396-1 genome harbors these coding sequences:
- the pufB gene encoding light-harvesting antenna LH1, beta subunit, whose product MRDDDDLVPPKWRPLFNNQDWLLHDIVVKSFYGFGVIAAIAHLLVYLWKPWLP is encoded by the coding sequence ATGCGCGACGACGACGATCTGGTTCCACCGAAATGGCGTCCGCTATTTAACAATCAAGACTGGCTGCTGCACGATATCGTGGTGAAGTCGTTCTACGGCTTCGGTGTCATCGCAGCAATCGCGCACCTGCTGGTCTATCTGTGGAAACCGTGGCTTCCCTAG
- the pufA gene encoding light-harvesting protein: MQPRSPVRTNIVIFTILGFVVALLIHFIVLSSPEYNWLSNADGGALLLSTVRTLFGI, encoded by the coding sequence ATGCAACCTCGCAGCCCGGTGCGGACGAATATCGTCATCTTTACTATTCTCGGCTTTGTAGTGGCGCTGCTTATCCATTTCATCGTGCTGAGCAGCCCGGAGTACAATTGGCTATCGAATGCCGATGGCGGGGCACTGCTCCTGAGCACGGTGCGCACGCTGTTCGGAATCTGA
- the puf2C gene encoding cytochrome c-554 Puf2C, producing the protein MQSSRPSDRQLAIVVSVAVGLVVAVITTATFWWVYDLTLGRAQREAAKTAGARWSYSDGIKVITESQPVNPTDGRQNWLGTQAWNEGVQAGQAWVQQFPNTVNVQVLVGMSSAQIWTYMQQYVSGALGVGCQYCHNINNFASDEYPQKIAARNMLRLVRDINAEFIVNLPAWKGNYVQCATCHNNAPNNLEGFGAQFINSVPPIKVTVDPLDANGLPILDPAQKPEAIRNQVMLKDAILYYIYNYQVWKPFDPNDPESGRGSLALTYEGGRTQDQVTINQNVMNYQSWSLGVGCTFCHNSRNFVAYELNPAGDNVLNPAYAYNKLKAQRMLLLTTWLAENWTRYGAIGKPEIPTGPGAASRYSYQRLGDGQVYNVPGCYTCHRGNSIPLASINQADIPNNDAGVVILPPQIRGR; encoded by the coding sequence ATGCAATCGTCACGACCAAGTGATCGGCAACTAGCGATCGTTGTCTCGGTGGCGGTAGGACTCGTTGTCGCAGTGATTACAACAGCCACCTTCTGGTGGGTCTACGATTTGACCCTAGGTCGGGCCCAACGGGAGGCTGCAAAAACAGCCGGTGCGCGCTGGAGCTATAGCGATGGAATTAAGGTGATCACCGAATCGCAACCGGTCAACCCCACTGATGGCCGCCAGAATTGGCTGGGTACGCAAGCATGGAATGAGGGAGTTCAGGCCGGTCAGGCCTGGGTTCAACAATTTCCAAATACGGTCAATGTGCAGGTTTTGGTCGGGATGAGTTCGGCCCAAATCTGGACGTACATGCAGCAATACGTTTCGGGTGCGCTTGGGGTTGGTTGCCAGTACTGCCACAATATCAACAATTTCGCCAGTGACGAGTATCCGCAAAAGATTGCCGCTCGCAATATGCTGCGCCTGGTGCGTGACATAAACGCTGAGTTTATCGTCAATTTGCCCGCATGGAAGGGTAATTACGTTCAGTGCGCAACCTGCCACAACAACGCCCCCAACAACCTCGAAGGTTTCGGCGCCCAGTTTATCAATTCAGTGCCACCGATCAAGGTGACCGTTGATCCACTCGATGCTAACGGCCTACCTATCCTTGATCCGGCACAGAAGCCCGAGGCGATTCGTAATCAGGTTATGCTCAAGGACGCTATCCTTTACTACATCTACAACTATCAGGTCTGGAAGCCTTTCGATCCAAATGATCCAGAAAGTGGACGCGGCTCGCTGGCGCTGACTTACGAAGGCGGGCGTACGCAAGATCAGGTGACGATTAACCAGAATGTGATGAACTATCAGTCCTGGTCATTAGGGGTTGGTTGTACGTTCTGTCACAACTCGCGCAATTTCGTCGCCTATGAGCTGAACCCTGCTGGCGACAACGTGCTTAACCCGGCGTATGCGTACAACAAACTGAAGGCGCAGCGGATGTTGTTGCTCACAACGTGGCTGGCCGAAAACTGGACGCGCTACGGTGCGATTGGGAAACCCGAGATTCCTACCGGCCCTGGTGCGGCAAGCCGCTATTCGTACCAGCGCCTTGGTGATGGACAGGTGTATAACGTGCCCGGCTGTTACACCTGCCATCGTGGAAATAGCATCCCGTTGGCTTCGATCAATCAGGCTGACATCCCCAATAACGATGCAGGTGTTGTAATCCTGCCACCACAGATTAGAGGCCGCTAA